From Acinetobacter suaedae, one genomic window encodes:
- a CDS encoding acyl-CoA thioesterase, producing the protein MFTLSLTPRFYETDAFGHINNTVITGWFETAREPVFRLFNPSMEIKNLPLILARVEVDFVAQIYYGAEIEIKTWIEQIGNSSFIVAHEAWQNDHCVARGKAVQVYFDFSAQKSDRIPDQFRTQLQKYLISQ; encoded by the coding sequence ATGTTTACACTTTCGCTCACACCAAGATTTTATGAAACAGATGCTTTCGGACATATCAACAATACTGTAATCACAGGTTGGTTTGAAACCGCACGCGAACCTGTTTTTCGTTTATTCAACCCAAGTATGGAAATCAAAAACCTACCTTTGATTCTCGCACGAGTTGAAGTCGATTTTGTTGCCCAAATTTATTATGGTGCTGAAATCGAAATCAAAACATGGATTGAACAGATCGGGAATTCTTCATTCATTGTCGCACATGAAGCTTGGCAAAATGATCACTGTGTTGCGCGAGGTAAAGCTGTTCAAGTGTATTTCGATTTCAGCGCGCAGAAATCAGATCGTATTCCAGATCAATTCCGTACTCAGTTACAAAAATATCTGATTAGCCAATAA
- a CDS encoding efflux RND transporter periplasmic adaptor subunit encodes MQKHLLLPLVLSIGLVLHGCSSEVEQPEAPPAKVSVINVQPQSVNFSENLPARVQAFRTAEIRPQVGGIIEKVLFTQGSEVKAGQALYKINSETFQADVNSNKASLNKAEAEVTRLKVQLERYEQLLPSNAISKQEVSNVQAEYRQALADVAQMKALLTRQNLNLQYATVRAPISGRIGQSFVTEGALVSQGDANTMATIQQIDKVYVDVKQSIGDFERLQAALQSGELSANDQKTVRISNSHGQPYNVTAKMLFEDINVDPETGDVTIRIEVHNPERKLLPGMYVRVNIDRASVPQALLIPAQAIQRNISGEPQVYVINAKGTAEIRPIELGQQYEQYYLVNKGLKTGDKVVVEGTDRIQPDQKLEMTVWKSPATQGAQ; translated from the coding sequence ATGCAAAAGCATCTTTTACTCCCATTAGTTTTATCCATTGGACTGGTTCTACACGGTTGTAGTTCCGAAGTAGAACAGCCTGAAGCACCTCCTGCAAAAGTGAGTGTGATCAATGTTCAACCTCAATCTGTAAATTTTAGCGAAAACCTACCCGCACGCGTACAAGCATTTCGTACGGCTGAAATTCGTCCTCAAGTCGGTGGCATTATCGAAAAAGTGCTATTTACTCAAGGGAGTGAGGTAAAGGCAGGACAAGCTTTATATAAAATTAATTCTGAAACTTTCCAAGCTGATGTAAATAGTAATAAAGCTTCACTTAATAAAGCAGAAGCGGAAGTTACACGTCTAAAAGTTCAACTGGAACGTTACGAGCAATTACTTCCGAGTAATGCAATTAGTAAACAAGAAGTCAGTAATGTTCAAGCTGAATATCGCCAAGCTTTGGCGGATGTTGCTCAAATGAAAGCCTTGCTTACTCGACAAAATTTAAACCTTCAATATGCGACAGTTCGAGCACCGATTTCAGGACGTATTGGACAGTCCTTTGTGACAGAAGGTGCACTGGTGAGCCAAGGTGATGCCAATACCATGGCGACCATCCAACAAATCGATAAAGTTTATGTCGATGTGAAGCAATCCATTGGAGACTTTGAACGTTTACAAGCTGCGTTACAAAGTGGTGAGTTATCTGCAAATGATCAAAAAACTGTTCGAATTTCCAACAGTCATGGGCAGCCTTATAACGTCACAGCAAAAATGCTGTTTGAAGACATTAATGTCGATCCAGAAACAGGTGATGTCACCATTCGCATTGAAGTCCACAACCCTGAGAGAAAGTTACTCCCTGGCATGTATGTCCGCGTGAATATTGATCGCGCTTCCGTCCCACAAGCCTTGTTGATTCCAGCGCAGGCGATTCAGCGCAATATTTCTGGAGAGCCTCAAGTCTATGTCATCAATGCCAAAGGTACTGCTGAAATTCGTCCAATCGAATTAGGGCAACAATATGAACAATATTACCTTGTCAATAAAGGACTTAAAACTGGTGATAAGGTTGTTGTTGAAGGTACTGATCGTATTCAACCTGATCAAAAACTTGAAATGACAGTGTGGAAAAGCCCTGCCACCCAAGGAGCACAATGA
- the fdhD gene encoding formate dehydrogenase accessory sulfurtransferase FdhD, translating into MDTKIRGYETVQVHRFHQDLSENEMDYIVQEYPVALIYNGISHAVMMATPSDIGVFAKGFSLSEGIVQSPNELYSIEISQNELGVQVEMTIASRAFMALKQHRRMMVGRTGCGLCGIESLKQLYSELPLVSSHVSSSWLNQIPSAIAQLKAKQKISELTGGAHAAAWVVKGQIIALFEDVGRHNALDKLLGYLAEQKLNVADGFVVMTSRASYELIRKCAQFNIALLATISAPTSMAIEMAKKLNLTLASFCRGDSFVVYTQE; encoded by the coding sequence GTGGATACAAAAATACGCGGCTATGAAACGGTGCAAGTACACCGTTTCCATCAGGATTTGTCTGAAAATGAAATGGATTATATCGTTCAGGAATATCCAGTTGCATTGATATATAACGGCATTTCTCACGCAGTTATGATGGCAACGCCGTCCGATATTGGGGTATTCGCCAAAGGCTTTAGCCTATCTGAAGGAATTGTGCAGAGTCCCAACGAATTATATTCGATTGAAATTAGTCAAAATGAACTGGGTGTGCAAGTCGAGATGACAATTGCATCGCGTGCATTTATGGCTCTCAAACAACATCGACGGATGATGGTTGGGCGAACAGGTTGTGGTTTATGCGGGATTGAGAGTTTAAAGCAACTTTATTCCGAGCTGCCATTGGTGAGCAGTCATGTTTCGTCCTCTTGGCTTAATCAAATTCCAAGTGCAATTGCTCAACTCAAAGCTAAACAAAAAATTAGTGAATTAACAGGTGGTGCCCATGCCGCTGCTTGGGTGGTCAAAGGTCAGATCATTGCTTTGTTTGAAGATGTTGGGCGACACAATGCCTTAGATAAATTATTGGGTTATTTGGCTGAACAAAAGTTAAATGTTGCGGATGGTTTTGTGGTCATGACCAGTCGTGCCAGTTATGAGCTGATTCGCAAATGTGCGCAATTCAACATTGCTTTATTGGCAACGATTTCGGCACCGACTAGCATGGCAATCGAAATGGCAAAAAAATTGAACCTAACCTTAGCAAGTTTTTGTCGTGGAGATAGCTTCGTCGTTTATACGCAGGAATAG
- a CDS encoding efflux RND transporter permease subunit, with the protein MMSQFFIRRPVFAWVIAIFIILFGLLSIPKLPIARFPSVAPPQVNISAVYPGATPKTINDSVVTLIERELSGVNNLLYYSSTTDSSGMAVISATFKPGTDVDMAQVDVQNKIKAVEARLPQIVRQQGLQVESSSSGFLMLVGMNSPNSQYSEIDLSDYLARNVVEELKRVEGVGKVQSFGAEKAMRIWVDPNKLVAYGLSISDVNAAIRENNVEIAPGRLGDMPAEQGQLITIPLSAQGQLDSVEQFKNISLKSKTSGSVIRLSDVANVEIGSQAYNYAILEDGKPSTAAAIQLSPGANAVKTADAVREKIEELKVNLPEGMQFSIPYDTAPFVKISIEKVIHTLLEAMVLVFIVMYLFLHNVRYTLIPAIVAPIALLGTFAVMLVAGFSINVLTMFGMVLAIGIIVDDAIVVVENVERIMATEGLSPKEATSKAMKEITSPIIGITLVLAAVFLPMAFASGSVGIIYQQFTLTMSVSILFSALLALILTPALCATILKPIDGHHQKKGFFAWFDRSFDKVTKKYERILLKVIKHSIPMMVIFVVITGLTFAGMKYWPTAFMPEEDQGWFLTTFQLPSDATTERTKNIVNQFEDSLKDNPNVKNNTTILGWGFSGAGQNVAVSFTTLKDFKDRTSSASEMTNAVNAEMANSKEGATMAVLPPAIDELGTFSGFSLRLQDRANLGMPALLAAQDQLMAMAAKNKKFYMVWNEGLPQGDNISLKIDREKLNALGVRFADVSDIISTSMGSMYINDFPNQGRMQQVIVQVEAKSRMHLKDILNLKVAGASGQLVSLSEVVTPEWNKAPQQYNRYNGRPSLSIAGIPNFDTSSGDAMREMENLIAQLPKGIGYEWTGISLQEKQSESQMAFLLVLSMLVVFLVLAALYESWAIPLSVMLVVPLGIFGAIVAIMTRGMMNDVFFKIGLITIIGLSAKNAILIVEFAKMLKEEGMSLIEATVQAAKLRLRPILMTSLAFTCGVIPLVIASGASSETQHALGTGVFGGMISATILAIFFVPVFFVFILGGVEKLFKSKRTYTKQETTS; encoded by the coding sequence ATGATGTCCCAATTCTTCATTCGTCGCCCAGTCTTTGCGTGGGTGATCGCGATTTTTATTATTTTATTTGGGTTACTGAGTATTCCTAAATTACCGATTGCTCGTTTTCCAAGTGTAGCTCCACCGCAAGTCAATATTAGTGCGGTCTATCCTGGTGCAACACCTAAAACCATTAACGATAGTGTGGTTACACTGATTGAACGAGAACTGTCTGGCGTAAATAATTTACTTTATTACAGCTCGACAACGGATAGCTCTGGTATGGCAGTCATTTCTGCTACCTTTAAGCCTGGCACTGATGTTGATATGGCACAGGTTGATGTGCAAAACAAGATCAAAGCGGTTGAGGCACGCTTACCTCAAATTGTTCGTCAACAAGGTTTACAAGTTGAGTCTTCATCATCCGGTTTCTTGATGTTAGTCGGTATGAATTCACCCAATAGTCAGTATTCAGAAATTGACTTGAGTGACTATCTTGCTCGTAATGTGGTGGAAGAATTAAAACGTGTCGAAGGGGTCGGGAAAGTTCAATCCTTTGGTGCAGAAAAAGCCATGCGAATTTGGGTCGATCCAAACAAACTTGTGGCTTATGGTTTATCAATTAGCGATGTAAATGCAGCTATTCGTGAAAATAACGTTGAAATTGCACCTGGTCGTCTTGGAGACATGCCTGCAGAACAGGGTCAACTCATCACAATTCCATTATCTGCACAAGGCCAACTCGATAGTGTAGAGCAATTCAAAAATATCAGTTTGAAAAGCAAAACCAGTGGTAGTGTGATCCGACTTTCTGACGTTGCCAATGTTGAAATTGGATCTCAAGCGTATAATTATGCGATCTTAGAAGATGGTAAACCCTCAACTGCCGCTGCAATTCAGCTCAGCCCAGGTGCCAATGCGGTAAAAACAGCAGACGCAGTCCGTGAAAAAATTGAAGAGTTAAAAGTCAATTTACCCGAGGGAATGCAGTTTAGTATCCCTTATGACACAGCGCCATTCGTTAAAATTTCAATTGAAAAAGTTATTCATACTTTACTTGAAGCGATGGTTCTGGTTTTCATCGTGATGTACTTATTCTTACATAACGTCCGCTATACGCTGATTCCTGCGATTGTTGCGCCCATTGCATTACTCGGCACCTTTGCCGTGATGTTGGTTGCTGGGTTTTCCATTAACGTATTGACGATGTTTGGTATGGTACTCGCCATCGGGATCATCGTGGATGATGCGATTGTCGTCGTGGAAAACGTTGAGCGGATTATGGCAACAGAAGGTTTGTCGCCTAAAGAGGCAACCTCTAAAGCCATGAAGGAAATCACCAGTCCAATTATCGGGATTACACTCGTACTGGCAGCGGTATTTTTACCAATGGCATTTGCGAGTGGTTCAGTGGGTATCATTTATCAACAATTTACCCTGACTATGTCGGTGTCTATTTTATTCTCAGCACTATTGGCACTGATTTTAACGCCTGCACTTTGTGCCACGATTCTCAAACCGATTGATGGGCATCATCAGAAGAAAGGTTTTTTTGCATGGTTTGATCGTAGCTTTGATAAAGTTACGAAAAAATATGAACGCATCCTACTTAAAGTGATTAAACATAGTATTCCAATGATGGTGATCTTTGTTGTGATTACAGGTTTAACCTTTGCGGGGATGAAGTATTGGCCAACTGCATTTATGCCTGAAGAAGATCAAGGTTGGTTCCTAACTACATTCCAACTACCATCTGATGCAACCACTGAGCGTACAAAAAACATCGTAAATCAGTTTGAGGATAGCCTTAAAGACAATCCAAATGTTAAGAATAACACCACGATTCTCGGTTGGGGCTTTAGCGGTGCTGGACAAAATGTGGCTGTTTCATTTACTACATTGAAGGATTTTAAAGATCGTACTTCTAGCGCATCTGAAATGACCAATGCAGTCAATGCTGAAATGGCAAATAGCAAGGAAGGCGCAACGATGGCTGTGCTTCCACCCGCAATTGATGAGTTAGGTACTTTCTCAGGTTTCAGTCTCCGCTTACAAGACCGTGCCAACTTAGGTATGCCTGCATTATTAGCCGCACAAGACCAATTGATGGCAATGGCAGCTAAAAACAAAAAGTTTTACATGGTTTGGAATGAAGGTTTACCACAAGGTGACAATATTTCTTTAAAAATTGACCGTGAAAAACTGAATGCTCTAGGTGTGAGATTTGCTGATGTCTCCGATATTATTTCGACCTCTATGGGTTCAATGTATATCAATGATTTTCCAAATCAGGGTCGTATGCAACAAGTGATTGTCCAAGTGGAAGCAAAGTCACGTATGCACTTAAAAGATATTTTGAATCTCAAAGTCGCAGGTGCAAGCGGTCAATTAGTCTCTTTGTCTGAGGTAGTTACACCTGAATGGAACAAAGCTCCCCAACAATATAACCGATACAATGGTCGTCCTTCATTAAGCATTGCGGGTATCCCTAATTTTGATACCTCTTCTGGTGATGCAATGCGTGAAATGGAAAATCTGATCGCTCAATTGCCGAAAGGAATTGGCTATGAATGGACAGGAATTTCACTGCAAGAGAAACAGTCTGAATCGCAAATGGCATTCTTATTGGTTCTATCAATGTTAGTGGTCTTCCTTGTGCTGGCTGCATTATATGAAAGTTGGGCAATTCCACTTTCTGTCATGTTAGTTGTTCCATTGGGTATCTTCGGTGCCATAGTTGCGATTATGACGAGAGGAATGATGAATGACGTATTCTTTAAAATTGGTTTGATTACCATCATTGGACTCTCTGCCAAGAACGCCATTTTGATCGTTGAATTCGCAAAAATGCTCAAAGAAGAAGGGATGAGTTTGATCGAGGCAACAGTACAAGCAGCGAAACTGCGTTTACGTCCGATTTTGATGACCTCACTTGCCTTTACCTGTGGTGTCATTCCCTTAGTGATTGCCTCTGGTGCAAGTTCAGAAACCCAACACGCATTAGGTACAGGTGTATTTGGCGGCATGATATCAGCCACTATTCTTGCAATTTTCTTCGTTCCTGTTTTCTTCGTCTTTATCCTTGGCGGCGTAGAGAAACTGTTTAAATCAAAACGAACATACACGAAGCAAGAAACTACCTCCTAA
- a CDS encoding FdhF/YdeP family oxidoreductase, giving the protein MDNSEQTIHKQENNGFARIEPYNQPAGGWGALLSVARNLKRQDILKKGSITLLNINQPTGFDCPGCAWPEKKDAHAFNFCENGAKAVAFEATSKTVTPEFFAEHTVSWLAEQSDFYLEDLGRLTDPMRYDPSSDKYVAISWDEAFQLIAKHLQALDHPDQAAFYTSGRASNEAAFLYQLFVRNFGTNNFPDCSNMCHETTSVGLKDSIGLGKGTVILDDFDQADAIFSFGHNPGTNHPRMLATLREVSKRGGNIIAINPIKERGLERFQDPQAPLEMMTNGSTPISRYYFQPKIGGDYALLFGVLKHLSEWDKKAIAQGKPSVFDRSFIAMNTIGFDEMLAEVDRTDWEQIHKYTGLSPEHLESIAKMYLDAKTAIFCWGMGITQHRHGTANIHMLANLMLARGHIGRSGSGLCPVRGHSNVQGDRTMGINENPSDKLLDSIDRVFGITSPRKHGFGVVDTIKAMYEGEVKVFIGLGGNFAVATPDTPYTQEALRRCNLTVNITTKLNRSHLVCGKDALMLPCLGRTEVDMQVHGPQAISVEDSMSNVHLSAGRNPPISDNILSEPDIVARMAAATLPDSQVKWRWYIESYDRIRDSIADVFDEFHDFNQRVYQPGGFHLEHPANQHVWNTPSGKAQFLITPLAEVYEDAENQYAAAYSEQQVYTLMTTRSHDQYNTTLYGLDDRYRGVYGQRRVLFMNQADIDAAGFEADQWVDIESVFSDGVKRIVHSFRIVPYNIPQGSLAAYYPETNPLVALGSHDKYAKIPASKSIPVILHAGQAPEHFNLAVEVDPEHANQRVSGV; this is encoded by the coding sequence ATGGATAATTCAGAACAAACCATTCATAAGCAAGAAAATAATGGCTTTGCCAGAATTGAGCCGTATAACCAACCTGCGGGTGGTTGGGGAGCATTGCTCAGTGTTGCCCGTAACCTCAAAAGGCAAGATATTCTAAAGAAAGGTTCAATCACACTACTCAATATTAATCAACCAACAGGTTTTGATTGTCCGGGTTGTGCATGGCCTGAAAAAAAAGATGCACATGCATTTAATTTTTGTGAAAACGGTGCCAAAGCAGTTGCTTTTGAGGCAACCAGTAAAACAGTAACACCTGAGTTTTTTGCAGAGCATACGGTCAGTTGGTTGGCAGAGCAGAGTGATTTCTATCTAGAAGATCTTGGGCGTTTAACTGATCCGATGCGCTACGATCCTAGCTCAGATAAATATGTCGCAATTTCTTGGGATGAAGCTTTCCAGCTCATCGCCAAACATTTACAAGCTTTAGATCATCCAGACCAAGCCGCATTTTATACCTCTGGTCGTGCCAGTAACGAAGCCGCTTTTTTGTACCAACTTTTTGTAAGAAATTTTGGAACCAATAATTTTCCTGATTGTTCCAATATGTGCCATGAGACGACGAGCGTTGGTTTAAAAGATTCAATTGGTTTGGGAAAAGGTACGGTTATCTTAGATGACTTTGATCAAGCAGATGCGATCTTTAGTTTTGGTCATAATCCGGGTACCAATCATCCACGAATGTTGGCAACGCTGAGAGAGGTTTCAAAGCGTGGCGGCAATATTATTGCCATTAATCCCATCAAAGAACGTGGCTTGGAACGTTTTCAAGATCCTCAAGCACCGTTGGAAATGATGACCAATGGTAGTACGCCGATCAGTCGTTATTATTTCCAGCCCAAAATTGGGGGAGATTATGCACTACTATTTGGGGTGCTCAAGCATTTATCTGAATGGGACAAAAAGGCGATAGCGCAAGGAAAACCGAGTGTATTTGATCGTAGTTTTATTGCGATGAATACGATTGGTTTCGATGAAATGTTAGCTGAAGTTGATCGCACGGACTGGGAACAAATCCATAAATATACAGGGCTTTCACCTGAGCATTTAGAATCGATTGCAAAAATGTATTTAGATGCTAAAACCGCAATTTTCTGTTGGGGCATGGGCATCACTCAACATCGTCATGGGACTGCCAATATTCATATGCTTGCTAACTTAATGTTGGCTAGAGGGCATATTGGTCGCTCGGGCTCAGGTTTATGTCCTGTACGTGGTCACAGCAATGTACAAGGTGATCGCACGATGGGTATTAATGAAAATCCAAGCGATAAGTTGTTAGATAGCATTGACCGTGTGTTTGGGATCACATCTCCTCGCAAACATGGCTTTGGTGTGGTTGATACCATTAAAGCGATGTATGAAGGAGAGGTAAAAGTCTTTATTGGTTTAGGTGGTAATTTTGCAGTTGCTACACCAGACACACCTTATACACAAGAAGCACTTCGACGCTGTAATTTGACCGTAAACATCACCACTAAACTTAATCGAAGCCATTTGGTGTGTGGCAAAGATGCATTGATGCTCCCTTGTCTCGGACGTACCGAAGTTGATATGCAAGTGCATGGTCCACAAGCAATTTCCGTCGAAGACTCTATGAGTAATGTCCATTTATCCGCAGGACGCAATCCACCAATCTCAGACAATATTTTGTCTGAACCTGACATTGTGGCGCGTATGGCAGCAGCCACTTTGCCTGACAGCCAAGTCAAATGGCGTTGGTATATCGAGAGTTATGATCGTATTCGTGATTCTATTGCTGATGTTTTTGATGAGTTCCATGACTTTAATCAGCGGGTTTACCAACCGGGTGGTTTTCACTTAGAGCATCCTGCCAATCAACATGTTTGGAATACACCAAGTGGTAAAGCCCAATTCTTGATTACGCCTTTGGCAGAAGTTTATGAGGATGCTGAAAATCAATATGCGGCCGCTTATAGCGAACAACAAGTTTATACCTTAATGACCACACGCTCGCATGACCAATACAATACGACTTTATATGGATTAGATGATCGTTATCGGGGTGTCTATGGACAACGTCGTGTGTTGTTTATGAATCAAGCGGATATAGATGCGGCAGGTTTTGAAGCTGATCAATGGGTTGATATTGAAAGTGTATTCTCTGATGGGGTTAAGCGGATTGTGCATAGTTTCCGTATCGTACCCTATAACATTCCCCAAGGTAGCTTAGCGGCATACTATCCAGAAACCAATCCGTTAGTCGCATTAGGTAGCCACGATAAATACGCCAAGATTCCTGCATCAAAGAGTATTCCTGTCATTCTTCATGCTGGGCAAGCACCTGAACATTTTAATTTGGCAGTTGAAGTTGATCCAGAACATGCAAATCAACGGGTCAGTGGCGTATAA
- the adeC gene encoding AdeC/AdeK/OprM family multidrug efflux complex outer membrane factor, protein MSRSTVLLSRGIVISTLTIALTACVSMQAPSPVIRSDIPQSFSHANDGTSIAEQGYKDFFSDPRLLQVIEISLENNRDLRTATLNIQRAQQQYQITRNDQLPMIGATGSAVRQVNPSINPNNPYSTFQVGLGVTAYELDFWGRVKSLKDTALNQYLATQSARDATQISLVSQITQAWLNYAFAKENLSLAEQTLKAQLDSYELNKKRFHVGIDSEVPLRQAQISVETARNDVANYKTQVLQAQNLLNLLAGQTIPQDLLPHQAISNITQEKTFATGLSSDLLNNRPDLKAAEYQLRAAGANIGAAKARMFPTISLTGSAGYASTELNDLFKSGGFSWSIGPSIDLPIFDWGTRKANVKISETDQKIALSEYEKSIQAAFREVNDALAAHAHIDERLDAQRRLVSATDTTYKLSSARFRAGIDSYLTVLDAQRSAYAAQQGLLILEQTKLNNQIELYKALGGGLSRHS, encoded by the coding sequence ATGTCTAGATCGACTGTACTTTTATCACGTGGAATCGTCATCTCTACCCTTACTATCGCCCTGACTGCTTGTGTCAGTATGCAAGCCCCTTCACCAGTCATTCGCTCTGATATTCCGCAAAGCTTTAGTCATGCTAATGATGGAACCTCAATTGCAGAACAAGGTTATAAAGATTTTTTTTCTGATCCTCGTTTATTGCAAGTCATTGAGATCAGTTTAGAGAACAATCGAGATTTGCGCACTGCAACGCTCAATATTCAACGCGCTCAGCAACAGTACCAAATCACTCGAAATGACCAACTACCAATGATAGGAGCCACAGGCAGCGCAGTACGACAAGTAAATCCCTCGATAAATCCCAATAATCCCTACTCTACTTTTCAAGTTGGTTTAGGTGTAACAGCCTATGAATTGGATTTTTGGGGACGAGTGAAAAGTCTCAAAGATACCGCTTTAAATCAATACTTAGCCACGCAAAGCGCACGCGACGCCACACAAATTAGCCTCGTGAGTCAAATCACACAAGCATGGTTAAATTATGCATTTGCGAAAGAGAATCTCAGCCTAGCTGAACAAACCTTAAAAGCTCAACTTGATTCATACGAGCTGAATAAAAAGCGCTTCCACGTTGGGATTGATAGTGAAGTACCATTACGACAAGCACAAATCTCTGTAGAGACTGCTCGTAATGATGTGGCAAATTATAAAACCCAAGTCTTGCAAGCACAGAATTTATTGAATCTATTGGCTGGGCAAACCATTCCACAGGACTTACTGCCTCACCAAGCGATCTCCAATATCACTCAAGAAAAGACCTTTGCAACGGGTTTAAGTAGTGACTTATTGAATAATCGTCCAGATTTAAAAGCTGCCGAATATCAACTGCGTGCTGCAGGCGCAAATATTGGTGCAGCGAAAGCACGAATGTTTCCGACTATTAGCCTAACTGGTTCTGCTGGATATGCTTCAACTGAACTGAATGATTTATTTAAGTCTGGTGGTTTCTCTTGGTCAATCGGCCCAAGTATAGACCTCCCCATTTTTGACTGGGGCACTCGAAAGGCGAATGTTAAAATCTCAGAAACAGACCAAAAGATAGCACTCTCTGAATATGAAAAATCAATTCAAGCTGCTTTTCGTGAGGTGAATGATGCACTTGCTGCCCATGCACATATTGATGAACGTCTTGATGCTCAACGCCGCTTAGTCTCGGCAACAGATACGACTTATAAGCTATCTAGTGCTCGTTTTAGAGCTGGTATTGATAGTTATCTGACTGTATTGGATGCACAACGTTCAGCTTATGCAGCTCAACAAGGCTTATTGATACTTGAACAAACTAAATTGAATAATCAGATCGAACTCTATAAGGCTTTAGGAGGTGGATTATCTCGACATTCGTAA
- a CDS encoding Dyp-type peroxidase, whose amino-acid sequence MNIPLRPQPVINNLSGENALFIVLGINAQPDYSGVIDFLANFSALVRSLNHRFPQSNFSASVGIGSNAWDLLFPQLNKPKELTPFQEIKGIKHTAVATAGDLFFHIRADQVAICYELAAILHEQLKQDTYPISETKGFRYFDGRAILGFVDGTENPEHEIAKEIAYVGAEDAEFLGGSYVFIQKYLHNMEMWKGLSTEEQEKVIGRKKYDDVELGDDVKPQNAHNVVSKAHDADGNELKILRANMPFSNPTEGEYGTFFIGYSRSFNITKTMLENMFLGKENGHVDRLLDFSTPVSGSLFFVPTFDFLEDLGE is encoded by the coding sequence ATGAATATACCGCTTAGACCACAGCCTGTAATTAATAATCTTTCAGGTGAAAATGCCTTATTTATCGTTCTAGGTATCAATGCTCAACCTGATTATTCTGGGGTGATTGATTTTCTTGCAAACTTTTCTGCTTTGGTTCGGAGTCTCAATCATCGATTTCCACAGAGTAATTTTAGTGCTTCTGTTGGGATTGGTTCAAATGCCTGGGACTTATTATTTCCACAGTTAAATAAACCGAAAGAGCTAACTCCATTTCAGGAAATAAAGGGAATCAAACATACTGCGGTAGCGACGGCAGGAGATTTATTTTTCCATATCCGAGCGGATCAGGTGGCGATCTGCTATGAACTTGCTGCGATTCTCCATGAACAACTTAAACAAGATACCTATCCCATCAGTGAAACCAAAGGTTTCAGGTATTTTGATGGCCGTGCCATTTTAGGCTTTGTGGACGGTACTGAAAATCCTGAACATGAAATTGCCAAAGAAATCGCCTATGTAGGTGCAGAAGATGCTGAGTTCCTTGGTGGTAGTTATGTATTCATTCAAAAATATTTACATAACATGGAAATGTGGAAAGGGCTAAGCACCGAAGAACAAGAAAAAGTGATTGGCAGAAAGAAATATGATGATGTTGAATTAGGTGATGATGTTAAGCCACAAAATGCACATAATGTGGTGAGTAAAGCACACGATGCTGATGGCAATGAATTGAAAATTCTCAGAGCCAATATGCCATTTTCAAACCCAACTGAAGGAGAGTACGGCACTTTCTTTATTGGGTATTCACGCTCATTCAATATCACCAAAACGATGTTAGAAAATATGTTTCTTGGCAAAGAAAATGGTCATGTGGATCGGTTATTAGATTTCAGTACACCTGTTTCTGGGAGCTTATTCTTTGTACCGACCTTTGACTTCCTCGAAGATTTAGGCGAGTAA